The region AaaggtttaattaaaaaaagaggaaaaaataattaaaacatggCTTTTTGCATGTGTAGTGATAGGAAAAGTGGTAGAAGGTACGGTGAAGAAAGTTTAGTagttattgaaaatatttgtgcAAAGATTGATGAGAAATGATGAGTGATATTTTTTAAgctgctttaaatatttaaacaaactttacaattatttcatgtatttgttCAGATGGATTAAAGTATataaagttattaaataaaagactagacccatttatttaaatttctttactACATTTTGCcttgaaactgttaaaattcataactgattttgctttttaatcttttttttctgtcctgcaAGTTCCACTCAACATTTCTTTCCATATCATGTCAATCAGTTGGTAAATTACTCTGCAACATCATTACACGTCTCAACTTGAATTTCCAAATAGCTTTTAGTTTATTACAACTTGCATAAGTTAAAATCCTAGCTAGTTAAATCTGTGCAACCCAATCTCATAAATAATCTCTCAGTGAATGTTGTTTACCTCTTGTGATGACTAAACATTCAGCTGGAAAATAAAGGGATTTTCCTTTTTACATAGAAAAATACCAGCCAAGGCCACAGTGATGGATACTGCCACTGCATCTTTGGAAAACAAACCTCTAAAAGACACTGGAAGACCTCCTGGCGGTGCTTTTCCTGGGCCCGGATAACATCAGCTTGCTGCACTCATGGAAAGATAAGCAGAAAAACAGTACTGTTCGTTAGCATTCACTTCACACTGTCACGCCTCATTGCCTATCAACATAGTGCAGACTGAAATACCTTTAGCGCATAAGTTAATTCAAGAAAgatcaatttaaaaagaaagtgtgCAAATGACATTATGTAAGCACACAGCTGATGTTTCTTGGTTTAATCTCAAGAAAGATAAcaaaagtacaactcaaaatgtttttttcattaccTGCTTAATATACTCGTCTTCCTTTTCCACAAAGGACTCCAAAACTTTTGCCACTTCAGCCTTAAACCTAGAAAGAACCAAACAATGTAATtgattttaactgattttaaatCCATATTTCTTTCATACAAACTTGTTGTCTTACCTTTCAGTTTCTTCCTCTGTGATTAAGACTCTATCTCTAAGCTTAGGGTCAGCCTTGTTGTCCCACCAAAACTTATAAGTACTGTTTCTGTGTTCTCGTCTGGAATGAAATGTATTTGAGATTTTTAATACCCAGTGTTTCGACTTGATGATTTGTCATCCCCAGATCTAGTTACAgtttaaaattacatatatCCTGATTTCTACATTGGAAAGAAGTTAGTTAAGTCCTCtacatgtattttaaatgttcattttctccaATATAAACTTCAAAATGctacaaatgtttaaatatttgggCAGACTAAAAATCTATTTGCTCctttacaaaagacaaaatctgtagaaaagacagaggaaaagaacaaatgaaCTTAAATACAAAAGTTAACCATAGAAGACGTACGTGGCCATGTGCTCCAATAAGCCTCCATACATCACTGTCATGTTGTCATCTGTGACGTTCCGTTCAACTTCAAGACCACAGCAGTAGCACCAGAACTTCTGCTTGTGCTGAGTGCAATCAAACTTTTCCACTTGGGGTCTTTTAAGGGTTCGTCGAGCTTCTTTGACCTGACAGCCATCATGGGACAGTCATGGAACAGAAGAAAATTAAGATTactgttaaaaaacaacaagctaATCCTATtgaaaaatgaagaatttaaaaagtgtttaattgGTACAGAGCACTGATTAAAGCCATAAtgcctttttcactttttaaattcttcAAAAAGGCATTATGGCTTTAATCAGTGCTCTGTACcaattaaacactttttaaattcttcatttttcaATAGGATtagcttgttgttttttaacagttaaatcaaaacacaaaacggTAAATAGGTATTCAAAGTTACCTTTGTAATGGTTGaattatgaaaaagaaaaaatcatattttgatgactttgaaagttttatttttcaaaactcaACATATTCGATTTGATTGGAAATGTAATGCAGCAAAAATAgttattatgaaaatataatgaTTTTTAAGTTGTAAACTTAAGTCCAAAATAATATTAGGAATTTAGACCAATTGGGAACTTAAAATCTAGAAACAGTCCATTATATAGCAACTAATTCTCTCATTATGAAGAGTATCTGTTACCTATTGACAACACAAATAAATCACATGCCATTATTACACTGTTAATATCTGAATAAATGCTACTGGTATGGAAAAACAtggtatttttcaaataaagagtGAAACTCATAGTTTAAACACAGAGTATTATATAGCACTTATTTGTTCACAGATCTGGGGTTCTGCAATAGCTGTAAACTATAATCATCCAAATTAATATGGATTATTGAAATGACCCCAGTCTTAAAGATAGGAGTGAATGTAGCTCCATTACAATGATATAGTTTATTGTGTTGAATGTCATGTCACATTTGGGGACGACTGTTAAATAATAGCTTAAACTTGTCGCAGAAGTAGGGGAGAAAAGGCGAAAAGATAATAAATACCACGGTTAGCAGCTAACATCATTAGCAACTGGTCTGGCATGTTAGAGCATTATTATTGTAGTATTCGGTAATGCAAAAGGATAGAAAAACACACGACACAttgtaaacaacatttttgcacaaactgTGCTAATTTAAGCTCCTCACCTTTTCAGTAAATTTAAGTAGAACGACTCTGAGTCTGCTTTGGTGATTTTTTCCAAAGATGTGTTTCTTCTTCCCGCAGAATGTTGTCTGATTACATATGGCGCAATAATATGCACCCATTTAGTCCCTGTGTAATAATCCCAGCAATTATTGAAAGTTAAAGTCAAAAACCTCCTAAATGTATTGTTAATTTCATATTGATCCTCTGAATATCCGGCGGTTGACTTCTTCTTCGTTCGTTGTTGACGGTTGGCAAATCACCTCACATGTAAATttactgccacctgctggacttaagaaaattacatttcattgGTGACCCAGGACAGGTtgcaataaagtattttctaaaCAATAGTCTAAAGTTTTattgtaaaaggttttttttagcGTATTtagggattttatttatttattcatgcattCCTCATAGTGTGTTACTAATATTCTAGTAACACACTGTAAACATAATACTTCATTTAAATCCACTCGCAAgagttgctttttgtttttatttagtttataatGTATTAATTATTCTGAgatgataaaatattatttcaggatatttcttttgttattttattatcaaCTCTATGGTCTGCAAGCTAGAACATTGTACAGCCTGCCATGTCTCCTAAAATGTCTCCTGTAGGAATAAGTAATGGACTTGTTTTCTCCTACTAGAAAAATACTGTTTGGTGCATTGTCTTATTTAAGAGACCGACTGATTTGGAGTCCTTCTAAATTATATAATGAATTAATACAAGTTTCCTCATTCCACTGAATATCAAGTGTCTTTAGTCATATTTAGGTTTGCTTATTTAAATGGTTATAAGTTACAAGATACTTTTTAGTTTTCACTTAtctgtagatttttttctggcaaGAGGAATTTGCGCCTCTTGActccttttaaaattaaacaatgtcCCCCTCTGCTGGTCTGAATTAGTTTAGTCATAAATACGTTGGACTTCCTGGTCCTTTCCCAGAGTGTCCCGGTGAAAATTATGCTCGTGTTTCCGTTGGTATCTTTAGGAACTTTAATGCAATGATTCAGTAAGTTTTAGCCCACATTTATTTCCTGTGAAGGTTTTAATAGGATAAAACCAGGCGGGTTGTTGTTGTCATTCCCCGCAGTCTCTGGGCTGTGTTGGGTTGAATTACAGAGGTGGGaaagcaatacattttaaaaaccgAGGATGCTTCTCAGTTTCTGACACGGAACTAACTGCTGACAGCTCTCCACCGTTTCCTGCCCTGCATATAATTCCTCCTCCAgcttttgtttcactttcactCTTGACAAACTGCGAGGAGAAGGCGAAACGGTAAGGTGGaataatgttacatttttaaatttaataatgaTCAATATTGGAGCTGTAAGATCATACAAGTTCTTGCTTTATGTGAAATATATATTCTTCTAGTTGTTTGGCGTCTACAAATGAATGAAGGTTTTGGTAAAATCGAAACTGTTGTGCTCATGTCTTCCCTGCTATTGTCCGTGAATGTGCTTGTGTTGCAGTTATTTGATTAAACTGCTCAACTGTGGTAATTTACTTTGCGAAATAATTATGAATTCAAACTAAATTCTGCATGTTTGctctttttaataatattctagGTGAAAGGATTTCCTGTTGTCCTTACCACCATGTTTCCCCTCCTGCTGGTGCTCTTTGTTTCTATTCATCCCTCATCTGGAGCTCAAATCCCAAATCAAGATCAAGCCAAAGAGCTTCCTGTAGCCACCAACGGTGAACCCTTCCCTTGGGACCGCATGAGGCTTCCCGTAACCATCAGCCCCTTGCACTATGACTTGACCATACACCCAAACCTCACCTCCTTGGACTTCATCGGGGTGGTTCGCATCAGTCTGGATGTGAAAGAAGACACCAGCATCGTTATCCTCCATGCCAAGCAAATGCACATATCCAACGTGGTTCTCTTGGCACCTGAGGGCGTCCGGCCTCTACGGGTGCTGGAGTACCCTCGATTCCATCAGCTTGCTTTGCTGTCTGAATCAGTTCTGACCAAGGGCAGAAAGTATGAGGTCCAGCTGGAGTTTGCTGCAAACTTATCTGACAGCTTCCATGGTTTCTACAAAGGCAGCTACCGTACGAGCAGCGGGGAGGTCCGGTAAGGTCACAAAATATGATCTTCAACCATTACTGACACTTCCAGTTGGCTCTTGACAATCTTTgaataaaactctgaaattgaaaataaaaaggttgCGTATATTTTACCCGTCTATCTCTCAGGGCCATAGCATCTACGCAGTTTGAGGCGACCTTCGCTCGTGGAGCCTTCCCCTGTTTTGATGAGCCTGCCTTCAAAGCCAACTTCACCATACGGATCATCCGTGAGCCACGCCACATTGCCATTTCCAACATGCCCAAGGTGAGTATGAACATATCAGAGAAGGAGGGACaagaaaattattgtttaaaaaataaaacatctttaagaagtctaattttctgttttccataaGCAACATGggcaagaaacaaaatgaaagacaagaccaaaataatatatttatttattaattttgactACATGCACAATGCAACATGTAGTGGTAAACTATCACTGCACTTCACACTGAACACACCTTCCCCACTGTGACATGTGACAAAATCATACTGTAGGCATGCTTCAGCAGGAACAGTGACATTTTTCAGTTACCTGGAAAATTGATGGAGTTAAGTAACCGTCTACCCTGAGTTTTGACATTAAGGATGGAGGTCCAGCTATGAGCAGGATGACAAATCAtaacatacagccagagatacactgcctggccaaaaaaaaagtcgccaccaaaaaatggtcacacagGCAGTGTATAATTGAGTTGTTTAGATGTGTATAAGTATTGACTCAAGGCAgccaaatacaaatgcatgtcacaCTTTCCTGATTTTtgcttattaaaaatgtattactaAGTTAGAAAGGTTACAAAGAAAATGCATGACATTTTGTGTCTGTAACATGACcaactgtaaaataaaagcagagatttttttctattcGCAGGTTAAAACAGTGGAGTTGCCAGGCGGTTTGCTTGAGGATCACTTCGACACAACCGTAAAGATGAGCACTTACCTGGTGGCTTACATCGTCTCTGACTTCCTGTCTGTGAGCAAAACAACTAAGCATGGAGTTAAGGTGAGACTTCATTCATGGTGCTGGCCAagttgtttcatattttattgcattcataaacagttttttaataatttattttactttgattgCCTTTAGATCTCTGTCTATGCTGTACCAGAGAAGATCGATCAGACGGCCTTTGCTTTGGATGCTGCAGTGAAGTTGTTAGACTTCTATGATGATTACTTTGATATCCCATATCCACTTCCCAAACAGGGTTAGTGAAACCACATTGTACATTGTTATTTGGTCTCTGGTGCATGTCAGCTGACTCTAGGATGAATCCATCTTTAGAATGTATCCATGCTGCCAGGAAGcattataaatgttaaaactaATTTAGATAGAATTAAGCATCAATTTGTCAGCAGGGGAACGTTCCACATTTGATTCCTGCTTTATGTGGTTCCCTGCAGACCTGGCTGCTATCCCAGACTTCCAGTCTGGCGCAATGGAGAACTGGGGTCTGACCACCTACAGAGAGACTGGCCTTCTCTTTGATCCTGACAGGTCCTCTGCCTCCGACAAACTGGGCATCACCAAGGTCATTGCCCATGAGCTCGCTCATCAGGTATGTGTTAACTTTGAGTCTTAATTGCTCCTCAAGAGGTTACGGGtgaattaaatcagttttaacCCTTTCACCAATTTATCCAGTGGTTTGGAAACCTGGTGACAATGGAGTGGTGGAATGACTTGTGGCTAAATGAGGGTTTTGCTAAGTTCATGGAGTTCATTTCCCTCGACATTACCTACCCAGAGCTTCATGTGGTGAGATCCCAACTTAGAAAACTTATTGTATCTTTTaccttcttctgtttctgtttcttcaaGTTTAATTCAAACTAAATTTCTCCATGCTGTCTTTATCTTAGGATGACTTCTTCTTGGGCAAGTGTTTTGAGGCAATGGAGGTAGACTCTCTGAGCTCGTCTCATCCAGTTTCCACACCAGTGGAAAACCCCACACAGATCCAGGAGATGTTTGATGATGTGTCTTATGACAAGGTCAGTGGTGTATTCTGAAAGATTTAAGCATTAGATATTGTGGGTTGTGATTATACAAGGTGCTAGAACGTTATTAATGAAGATCTGGACAGAtcagctaattttttttttttattgttttaagtctGCTGACTTAACTGACTAAAATTTTACCTGATAAGTGAATACTTTAATGAGGTAAGAGGACTCTTTTAAATGGAAACTGTATTTTCAACGATGTGTCAAGACATGTCTGAGGAAAATAAAggctgcaagaaaaaaaacaacctttcaCAATAAGCAGGTTGAAAGTAATATTGCAGAGttactttgttttatctttttgagaTTTCCACCCTTGTCTGTTATGTTTGTCTTGGAAAAGGCTGATGGTATTATGGAAATCTCAGATTTCAGGAAAGGATCCACATTTACTAGAATCTACTCACTGTTTTTGTAATGCTAGCTAACCATGTTAAACCCAAATATAAGACGCTACAGCCAGTTTAAATTTCAGCTCTGTaaaaatttgtctttgttttaaaaggtATCAATGATATTATGTTGTCTTCTAAATACTAAAAAGCAATCCAAATATGTGCTGGATGGTCAAATCATTGCAAAAACCAGAGATCAGAAATATGCCCTATAACTTCAGTTGATATATCTCTAATTTAAGGACACGTAAAATAACTTAACTTGACATTATCCACATTGAATAGCTTATTTTCTTGCTAACTGTGTTTGTGCTTGTATGTTTTCAGGGGGCATGTATCCTGAACATGCTGCGGGACTTCCTGAGCCCTGAAGTTTTTGAGATTGGTATCATCCGATACCTGAAGCGCTACAGCTACCAGAACACTGTGAACAGCCACCTGTGGGAGAGCCTGACTGATGTGAGTTAAAATCAGATCCTGACTTCGTTTGTTGTCTTTAATTAATCTCTAAGTAAACTTTGTTACTTTATAAATACCACATTAAAATTTGGCGTCAACCAGTGGATGAGTTGAACA is a window of Xiphophorus hellerii strain 12219 chromosome 12, Xiphophorus_hellerii-4.1, whole genome shotgun sequence DNA encoding:
- the LOC116730142 gene encoding endoplasmic reticulum aminopeptidase 1-like, producing the protein MFPLLLVLFVSIHPSSGAQIPNQDQAKELPVATNGEPFPWDRMRLPVTISPLHYDLTIHPNLTSLDFIGVVRISLDVKEDTSIVILHAKQMHISNVVLLAPEGVRPLRVLEYPRFHQLALLSESVLTKGRKYEVQLEFAANLSDSFHGFYKGSYRTSSGEVRAIASTQFEATFARGAFPCFDEPAFKANFTIRIIREPRHIAISNMPKVKTVELPGGLLEDHFDTTVKMSTYLVAYIVSDFLSVSKTTKHGVKISVYAVPEKIDQTAFALDAAVKLLDFYDDYFDIPYPLPKQDLAAIPDFQSGAMENWGLTTYRETGLLFDPDRSSASDKLGITKVIAHELAHQWFGNLVTMEWWNDLWLNEGFAKFMEFISLDITYPELHVDDFFLGKCFEAMEVDSLSSSHPVSTPVENPTQIQEMFDDVSYDKGACILNMLRDFLSPEVFEIGIIRYLKRYSYQNTVNSHLWESLTDICSSDALDEGRLKHTEFCSKRKLQPGSSKWYSDDELDVKTIMDTWTLQEGFPLVTVEVKGREVRLSQERFLRTDDPSLTEGFLWQIPLTYMTSASNTVHRFLLKTKTDVLYLPEEVDWVKFNANMSGYYMVHYAGEGWNSIIKLLQYNHTALSGNDRASLIQNVFQLVSVGKVRLDTALDLSLYLSKETQIMAVTQGFGELVPLYKLMEKRDMTVLENQMKGYIVDLFRDLIDRQEWSDSGSVSERVLRSYLLLFACVRNHPPCVAKATKLFNQWKDSDGTMSLPVDITMAVFVIGARAPEGWDFLFEKYRTSLQMSVKSRIKSAMTVTYLKDKLKWMMEQSLIGEVMKTQDLPDVVVSVGRNPHGYKLAWDFLRANWHTMIKKFDLGSNSVSYMVLGVTNQYSTREMLQEIRSFFNSLTEETGSKMRCIQQTYETIEDNIRWTDANFPLLEAWLNKHQHTPPHEDL